Proteins from a genomic interval of Methanoplanus endosymbiosus:
- a CDS encoding 4Fe-4S binding protein — protein sequence MNEFCQGIHTSGGVITEKDGKHCTLRIRVPAGVLSVEKMRGLADVAEKYGQENVHLTTRQALEISHIHNSMLEEIEKDLALINAPIGSERDEVVNIVACPGTDRCKFANIDSISLAKKLDHKLFGKSMPVKMRISVSACPYACTSPVLNEVGITGVVTPLRTPGLCTGCGSCTEYCKEEAIKVRQGIAEVDHDVCIRCGVCIESCPFDLISASERGYLITVGGKRGRHPKIGRELVEVNTEDEVVDIVDRLVYYVYRRAWSGRLLCDQLDDIQFDEFKQEILSGV from the coding sequence ATGAATGAATTTTGTCAGGGAATTCACACCTCCGGGGGTGTAATTACAGAAAAGGATGGTAAGCACTGTACTTTAAGAATAAGGGTCCCTGCAGGCGTTCTTTCGGTTGAGAAGATGAGGGGACTGGCTGATGTTGCTGAGAAATATGGTCAGGAGAATGTTCATCTTACAACCCGGCAGGCCCTTGAGATCTCTCATATTCATAACTCAATGCTGGAGGAGATTGAGAAGGATCTTGCCTTAATTAACGCACCGATAGGTTCTGAAAGGGATGAGGTTGTAAATATTGTAGCCTGTCCGGGCACTGACAGGTGCAAGTTTGCCAATATTGACTCAATTAGTCTTGCAAAAAAGCTTGATCACAAGTTATTTGGCAAATCAATGCCTGTAAAGATGAGAATTTCTGTCTCTGCATGTCCATATGCCTGTACAAGCCCTGTATTGAACGAAGTGGGTATTACGGGTGTTGTAACTCCGTTAAGGACTCCCGGTCTCTGTACTGGCTGCGGGAGCTGTACTGAATACTGTAAGGAGGAGGCGATTAAGGTAAGACAGGGAATTGCGGAAGTTGATCATGATGTATGCATCCGCTGTGGTGTCTGCATTGAATCATGCCCGTTTGATCTGATCAGTGCAAGTGAGCGCGGGTATCTGATTACAGTCGGCGGTAAGCGCGGAAGGCATCCAAAAATCGGGCGGGAACTTGTAGAGGTCAATACTGAAGATGAAGTGGTCGATATTGTTGACCGCCTGGTGTACTACGTTTACAGGCGCGCCTGGTCAGGAAGGCTCTTATGCGATCAGCTTGATGATATTCAGTTTGACGAATTTAAACAGGAGATCCTCTCCGGGGTTTAA
- a CDS encoding TraB/GumN family protein: MSEIKLVGTAHVSQRSIDEVKAAIEEFEPDVIAVELDRPRFEAIKNKDTRAPNVSEILSGGNFSELLVQWLLAYVQKKIGMDVGVEPGAEMLAAINEAEERGIPIALADRDIRITLSRFVNGMTLFEKLKLMVALAGAVTGRGEGEEIDIDELSQNKDLIEAAIEEFGRFSPGGAKALIAERDAYLTHSLLNLSRSNEKVLGVVGAGHVKGIKKYMENPSSLPEMASLIQKPKPFPWAKVLGVGFVALFAFLITLIAFSGVGWGVLLEAVIYWVIINGVLAAGFTLAAGGHPLSALTAFGVSWMTSLNPMLAAGWFAAITEAKVRKPGAMDFRKIMDAENFTEMRKVPLFRVVLVAAMANVGSTIGTFAYFIFIFPILGIDPKVVLLDGLSNFSAFIGSLLPF; this comes from the coding sequence TTGAGTGAAATTAAACTTGTTGGGACAGCGCATGTATCCCAGAGAAGTATAGATGAAGTAAAGGCAGCAATAGAAGAGTTTGAACCGGATGTTATTGCAGTCGAACTGGACAGACCAAGGTTTGAGGCAATAAAGAACAAGGACACCAGAGCACCCAATGTAAGTGAGATTTTATCCGGCGGAAACTTCTCAGAACTTCTTGTCCAGTGGCTTTTGGCATATGTCCAGAAGAAGATAGGCATGGATGTCGGTGTTGAACCCGGTGCAGAGATGCTTGCCGCAATCAATGAAGCTGAGGAGAGAGGCATACCTATTGCGCTTGCTGACCGGGACATCAGGATAACACTCTCAAGGTTTGTAAACGGAATGACGCTCTTTGAGAAGCTGAAACTTATGGTTGCACTTGCGGGCGCTGTTACAGGCAGAGGAGAGGGTGAGGAGATTGACATTGACGAACTCTCGCAGAACAAGGATCTGATAGAGGCTGCCATTGAGGAGTTTGGGCGGTTCTCACCAGGAGGTGCGAAGGCACTGATAGCAGAGAGGGATGCCTACCTTACACATTCACTCCTAAACCTATCAAGGAGCAATGAGAAAGTCCTTGGTGTTGTCGGGGCAGGGCATGTAAAGGGAATTAAAAAATATATGGAGAATCCCTCTTCCCTGCCGGAGATGGCATCGCTTATCCAGAAGCCAAAACCCTTTCCGTGGGCAAAGGTTCTGGGTGTGGGATTTGTTGCACTCTTTGCCTTCCTGATAACCCTGATAGCTTTTTCAGGTGTCGGATGGGGAGTACTCCTTGAGGCAGTTATCTACTGGGTAATAATAAACGGAGTGCTTGCCGCAGGATTTACCCTTGCAGCCGGAGGCCATCCGCTCTCAGCACTCACTGCCTTTGGTGTATCGTGGATGACTTCGTTAAATCCAATGCTTGCAGCCGGATGGTTTGCCGCTATTACGGAAGCAAAGGTCAGAAAGCCCGGAGCGATGGATTTCAGAAAAATTATGGATGCCGAGAACTTCACGGAGATGAGAAAAGTTCCTCTCTTCAGAGTTGTACTTGTCGCCGCAATGGCAAATGTCGGCAGCACAATCGGAACGTTTGCATACTTCATATTCATCTTCCCGATTCTTGGAATTGACCCAAAAGTTGTTCTGCTTGACGGACTTTCAAACTTCTCGGCATTTATCGGATCACTTCTACCCTTTTAA
- a CDS encoding molybdopterin-dependent oxidoreductase has product MKRGTQIIIIAAVMITAVIYAVDLAANTGINLSGDLSADTDYTEIREYEGEKLSSVNDFRENSIKGPVYPDMDKYQLKISGLVKNPLSYTYNEAISGFRNHSKVTTLYCVEGWEATIFWEGISVSELIGSSEPEEAADTVIFHAYDGYTTSFPLEYITGNEIILAYSMNGIILPPQRGYPFQLVAEDKWGYKWIKWVTEIELSDERNYRGYWESRGYSNSADLNEGFFGN; this is encoded by the coding sequence ATGAAGAGAGGAACACAGATAATCATAATAGCAGCTGTCATGATCACAGCAGTCATTTATGCTGTAGATCTCGCCGCGAACACAGGAATTAACCTATCAGGCGATCTTTCGGCGGACACAGACTACACAGAAATTAGAGAGTATGAAGGGGAAAAACTCTCATCAGTAAATGACTTTCGGGAAAATTCAATCAAAGGTCCGGTTTATCCGGATATGGACAAATACCAGCTTAAAATATCAGGTCTTGTAAAAAATCCCCTCTCATACACCTATAATGAAGCAATATCCGGATTCAGAAATCATTCAAAGGTTACAACACTGTACTGCGTTGAAGGGTGGGAAGCAACGATCTTCTGGGAAGGAATATCCGTCTCAGAACTTATCGGAAGTTCTGAACCGGAAGAAGCAGCAGACACCGTAATTTTTCATGCATATGATGGATACACCACATCATTCCCGCTTGAATATATAACCGGCAATGAAATCATACTTGCATATTCAATGAATGGGATAATACTCCCACCGCAGCGTGGATATCCCTTTCAGCTTGTTGCAGAGGACAAATGGGGATATAAATGGATAAAGTGGGTGACAGAGATCGAACTGTCAGATGAGAGAAACTACAGAGGTTACTGGGAGAGCCGCGGATATTCTAACTCCGCAGACCTTAATGAAGGTTTTTTTGGGAATTAA
- a CDS encoding GMP synthase subunit A, protein MQPIYLVNNFGQSNHLIKRILRDLEIDAVMIKNDTPAKEVEDNCRGIILSGGPSLERAGFGPEYVDLGLPVLGICLGLHIIATRRGGSVQPGKMGGFGGVEVKILEDNPLFEGYPDTISVWASHADEVNKIPEGFTLSAVSDICPAEAISKVDENIYGIQWHPEVSHTFEGQRIFENFDRITRENI, encoded by the coding sequence ATGCAGCCGATATATCTGGTTAACAATTTCGGACAGTCCAACCACCTCATCAAGAGGATATTAAGAGATCTTGAAATTGATGCAGTAATGATAAAGAACGACACACCTGCAAAAGAGGTTGAAGACAACTGCCGCGGTATCATTCTCAGCGGCGGTCCGTCACTTGAGAGAGCAGGTTTTGGACCGGAGTATGTGGATCTCGGCCTGCCTGTTCTTGGCATATGCCTCGGCCTTCACATCATAGCCACAAGGCGCGGAGGAAGTGTGCAGCCCGGAAAGATGGGCGGTTTTGGCGGAGTAGAAGTTAAAATTCTTGAAGACAACCCGCTCTTTGAAGGATATCCGGATACGATCAGTGTCTGGGCTTCCCATGCAGATGAAGTAAATAAAATTCCGGAAGGATTTACCCTCTCCGCAGTATCAGACATATGCCCTGCTGAAGCCATATCAAAAGTTGATGAAAATATATATGGCATACAGTGGCATCCGGAAGTGAGCCACACATTTGAAGGACAGAGAATATTTGAAAACTTTGACAGAATTACAAGGGAAAATATCTGA
- the cobS gene encoding adenosylcobinamide-GDP ribazoletransferase produces MPGYLKSVRSTLQFCTILPLGDSSDYDSYARRFYLFPLVGYITGGIAALLTMLVSDPALSAAIALAAVMILNGFHHFDGLLDLGDGMMAHGSREKRLKALSDQNVGAGGIASGMLVILLAYSGLTSIAMVPYVILIAEVLSRFSPVFLLTFGEPIKEGMHSYTHEFRKRWFPYAAFALCVPALFLAPGVAGFMAAGIASIAVPLILLSIFNRIFGGVNGDMDGASVEISRMAVIACLALVL; encoded by the coding sequence ATGCCGGGGTATCTCAAATCTGTAAGATCAACTCTTCAGTTCTGCACTATTCTTCCGCTTGGGGATAGTTCTGATTATGATTCATATGCACGGCGGTTTTACCTCTTCCCTCTGGTCGGTTATATCACCGGTGGCATTGCGGCGCTCCTTACCATGCTTGTATCTGATCCTGCGCTCTCTGCGGCGATTGCCCTTGCAGCTGTGATGATCCTAAACGGCTTTCATCACTTTGACGGACTGCTGGATCTCGGAGACGGAATGATGGCGCATGGCAGCCGTGAGAAGAGGTTAAAGGCACTCTCTGATCAGAATGTCGGTGCGGGGGGCATAGCTTCTGGTATGCTTGTAATCCTGCTTGCGTATTCCGGACTTACATCTATTGCAATGGTTCCGTACGTCATACTTATTGCAGAGGTTCTCTCACGTTTCAGCCCGGTATTTCTGCTGACCTTTGGAGAGCCGATAAAGGAAGGCATGCACTCATATACTCATGAATTCAGGAAGAGATGGTTTCCGTATGCAGCGTTTGCTCTCTGTGTTCCGGCTCTCTTTCTTGCGCCCGGTGTGGCTGGTTTTATGGCCGCAGGCATTGCATCAATAGCTGTTCCGCTTATACTGCTGAGTATATTTAACAGAATATTTGGCGGAGTAAACGGAGATATGGATGGTGCATCGGTTGAAATTTCAAGGATGGCAGTCATTGCCTGCCTTGCGCTGGTTCTCTGA
- the rpsJ gene encoding 30S ribosomal protein S10, translating into MQKARIRLTGTDFEKVEHVCDRIREIAERTGVNFAGPVPLPTKKMIVPIRKSPDGEGTATWDRWQMRVHKRLIDLDADERALRQLMRIQVPKDIGIEIVLEN; encoded by the coding sequence ATGCAAAAAGCAAGAATCCGTCTTACGGGAACAGATTTTGAGAAAGTAGAGCATGTCTGTGACCGCATCAGGGAAATAGCTGAACGTACAGGTGTAAACTTTGCAGGCCCGGTACCACTTCCTACAAAGAAGATGATTGTACCTATCCGCAAAAGTCCTGACGGAGAAGGAACTGCCACATGGGATCGCTGGCAGATGAGAGTACACAAAAGACTTATCGATCTCGATGCAGATGAGCGTGCATTAAGGCAGCTTATGCGCATTCAGGTGCCAAAAGACATTGGCATTGAGATTGTGCTTGAGAATTAA
- a CDS encoding flippase activity-associated protein Agl23 codes for MFHHDEAIHAWFSWTLLTTGEYVYDPVYHGPFLYYITAGIFSLFGESDFVARFIPALLGALIIPLVYVIHRLGYLDKKQTIVAALFIALSPDMIYFSRFLRNDIFILFFTMLLLVALLCYFEKYELRYALLAGAAAGLGMSSKENMPIVIGIFGLYLLYLIYRGKIQLPKFWWRDLAAGIILATGIMALFYSSMGSHPEVLMSGWMNAIEHWTSVHGEERLGGPFYTYILLFILYELPVLILAAIGIYRFVLRRKNTNTVEGISDSGMLPDTDHLSGTNSGAVLPPAVPKLIKDLPGSLKNAEFTGFCIFWMVFSVVLYGYIGEKVPWLLLHQLLPMIFVAVYCIGDYKRYVPAVAALFLIVMTFHVVFTPADIAEPIVQVQNSEDLREVFAMVDASDNVAISNDVRWPFVWYYRNDWPDKISYFNGYQDHSDYVLNNNFDLIILHDAESPAGISGYDKSTYKKHYWFSVYDLVKTPWSGLNPGDAGYFGAVGNDLDNIGLYYCTRDAKVGSLNMDVYRKNIPAV; via the coding sequence TTGTTTCACCATGATGAGGCAATACATGCCTGGTTTTCATGGACTCTCCTGACAACAGGTGAGTATGTTTATGATCCTGTATATCACGGGCCGTTTTTATACTATATTACTGCCGGAATATTCTCGCTCTTTGGTGAGTCGGATTTCGTCGCAAGGTTTATTCCCGCACTTTTGGGTGCATTAATAATCCCGCTTGTATATGTAATTCACAGGCTTGGATATCTCGATAAAAAACAGACGATAGTCGCAGCACTTTTTATTGCGCTATCTCCTGATATGATATACTTCTCACGCTTCCTGAGAAATGATATCTTCATACTGTTCTTTACAATGCTCCTTCTGGTTGCCCTGCTCTGTTATTTTGAGAAATATGAGCTGAGGTATGCACTTCTTGCGGGTGCGGCGGCAGGACTTGGAATGTCTTCCAAGGAGAATATGCCCATTGTAATAGGTATTTTCGGTCTGTATCTCCTGTATCTTATCTACAGAGGCAAAATTCAGCTTCCTAAATTCTGGTGGCGGGATCTGGCAGCCGGAATTATTCTTGCTACCGGAATTATGGCTCTCTTTTACTCGTCAATGGGCAGCCATCCGGAAGTGCTGATGAGTGGATGGATGAATGCAATTGAGCACTGGACATCTGTGCATGGTGAGGAGAGGCTTGGCGGGCCATTTTATACATATATCCTGCTCTTTATACTATACGAACTTCCGGTGCTGATTCTTGCAGCAATCGGGATTTACAGGTTTGTTCTCCGCCGGAAGAATACAAATACCGTTGAAGGAATTTCTGATTCAGGAATGCTTCCGGATACTGATCATCTCTCCGGCACTAACTCCGGGGCTGTTCTGCCTCCGGCTGTCCCCAAACTCATCAAAGACCTGCCCGGATCACTTAAAAATGCGGAATTTACTGGATTCTGTATATTCTGGATGGTATTTTCAGTTGTTCTCTATGGATATATCGGAGAGAAAGTGCCGTGGCTTCTGCTTCATCAGCTCCTGCCGATGATATTTGTGGCAGTCTATTGTATTGGGGATTATAAGAGATATGTTCCGGCAGTTGCTGCTCTCTTTCTGATTGTGATGACTTTTCATGTGGTATTCACTCCGGCAGATATTGCCGAACCTATCGTTCAGGTTCAGAATTCAGAGGATTTAAGGGAGGTATTTGCAATGGTGGATGCCTCAGATAATGTAGCTATATCCAATGATGTCCGCTGGCCTTTTGTCTGGTATTACCGGAATGACTGGCCGGATAAGATCTCTTATTTCAACGGCTATCAGGATCACAGTGATTATGTGCTGAATAATAACTTTGACCTGATAATTCTGCATGATGCCGAATCGCCCGCGGGTATCTCCGGTTATGATAAGAGCACATATAAGAAGCACTACTGGTTCAGTGTGTATGATCTTGTAAAGACTCCATGGTCCGGCCTTAATCCCGGAGATGCCGGATATTTCGGGGCTGTTGGCAATGACCTGGATAATATTGGATTATATTACTGTACGAGGGATGCAAAGGTCGGCAGCCTGAATATGGATGTTTACCGGAAAAACATTCCGGCAGTATGA
- a CDS encoding nicotinate-nucleotide--dimethylbenzimidazole phosphoribosyltransferase, producing MNFLSEKPDIEFKKPIIGMVIGNSVLSTIPGLSAAGATPESTLMTPALDAFLIQNGPLPGMEIPLSPLGCATPATVTRAMLELCALNPIIINAGLAQNPITPCYDVYGAPGQDPRVEDAIKDPERLYEFGRRIGRQLSEAGDLLVLGESVPGGTTTALCVLRGLGYNVGVSSSYSENPHSLKNEICEAALNKINSLENKTAMEIIRIAGDPMMPVVAGISKGYTGTLVLSGGTQMLAVAALIKHLGNDVPPIVTTEYVRADTSAEIEKAAEEIGIKAWFVDPDFGNIGDGSLARYCGGEVKEGALLAGSLWLAYMTGHSKEDIWGAIKTFLENFGK from the coding sequence ATGAATTTTCTCTCAGAAAAACCCGACATTGAATTCAAAAAACCAATAATCGGGATGGTAATCGGCAATTCAGTCCTGTCAACAATTCCGGGCCTTTCTGCTGCCGGTGCAACGCCTGAGTCAACACTTATGACACCTGCACTGGATGCCTTTCTGATACAAAACGGCCCTCTGCCCGGAATGGAGATACCCTTAAGCCCCCTAGGCTGTGCAACACCGGCAACTGTCACAAGAGCCATGCTTGAACTCTGCGCCCTTAATCCCATCATTATAAATGCGGGACTGGCACAGAACCCCATTACCCCCTGCTATGATGTGTACGGAGCACCGGGACAGGACCCAAGAGTGGAGGATGCCATAAAAGATCCTGAAAGGCTCTACGAATTCGGGCGCAGAATCGGGAGACAGCTCTCAGAGGCAGGAGACCTGCTGGTACTCGGAGAAAGTGTTCCCGGAGGAACCACAACTGCCCTCTGTGTGTTAAGGGGACTTGGGTACAATGTCGGAGTATCAAGCAGTTACAGTGAAAACCCACATTCACTGAAGAATGAGATCTGTGAGGCGGCCCTCAATAAAATAAACAGCCTTGAGAATAAAACCGCAATGGAGATCATCAGGATTGCAGGCGATCCCATGATGCCGGTTGTAGCCGGAATTTCAAAGGGATATACCGGAACACTTGTTCTTTCGGGTGGAACACAGATGCTTGCCGTTGCTGCGCTGATAAAGCATCTCGGCAACGATGTCCCGCCGATTGTCACAACCGAGTATGTGCGTGCGGACACATCAGCAGAGATCGAAAAAGCAGCTGAAGAGATTGGAATAAAAGCCTGGTTTGTCGATCCTGACTTTGGCAATATCGGAGACGGGAGCCTTGCACGGTACTGCGGCGGCGAGGTAAAGGAGGGCGCACTTCTTGCCGGATCTCTGTGGCTTGCTTATATGACAGGTCACTCCAAAGAAGATATTTGGGGCGCAATTAAGACATTTCTCGAAAATTTCGGGAAATAA
- a CDS encoding polymer-forming cytoskeletal protein → MDDNRVEWFWQCTIPEGTELQEHFLKTERILIIGDRCKIDYGLSGDEIIIGEFTSIKGNINSENDLRLDKWAEINGDIHCGANAYVGEGVKIKGRLMVEGDLDLGDNVSISEGFEAKGWISIRNPMPVITYLLLYLVAVLGLEKEEDISDFFRKLFSDDETDEKITPLVIPPNSVLNMELFSVPKSLTIGKGCRMHGNIRASSVHIHENNTVFGSLTADSDIVVERNSVIHGAVTSSSGAVTVMPGVHVLGNVRCTSVILDENARLDGTIKAPEGVKIVRER, encoded by the coding sequence ATGGATGATAACAGAGTTGAGTGGTTCTGGCAGTGTACAATTCCTGAAGGCACTGAGCTGCAGGAACATTTTTTAAAGACAGAAAGGATCCTGATAATCGGAGATCGCTGTAAGATAGATTATGGTCTTTCCGGTGATGAGATAATCATCGGTGAATTTACATCAATAAAAGGCAATATTAATTCGGAGAATGACCTGAGGCTTGACAAGTGGGCTGAGATAAACGGGGATATTCACTGCGGCGCAAATGCATATGTCGGCGAAGGTGTGAAGATTAAGGGTCGCCTTATGGTTGAGGGTGATCTTGATCTTGGTGATAATGTCTCTATCTCTGAAGGATTTGAGGCAAAGGGATGGATCTCCATAAGAAACCCAATGCCTGTTATTACATACCTTCTTCTTTATCTTGTGGCAGTGCTTGGTCTTGAGAAGGAGGAAGATATCTCTGACTTTTTCCGGAAACTCTTCAGTGACGATGAGACTGATGAGAAAATAACTCCTCTTGTAATACCTCCGAATTCAGTCTTAAATATGGAGTTATTCTCTGTTCCAAAGAGTCTTACAATTGGGAAGGGCTGCCGGATGCATGGCAATATAAGGGCATCTTCTGTGCATATCCATGAGAATAATACAGTATTTGGTAGTTTAACTGCTGATTCTGATATTGTTGTCGAAAGAAATTCTGTAATACATGGTGCAGTTACAAGTTCTTCAGGGGCGGTTACAGTCATGCCGGGTGTGCACGTTCTTGGCAATGTGAGATGCACTTCTGTAATACTTGATGAGAATGCCAGACTTGACGGGACAATTAAAGCTCCGGAAGGGGTAAAGATAGTGAGAGAGAGATGA
- a CDS encoding nitroreductase family protein: MTILKGRRSIRKYKDEEISEEIISAAIEAAKFSPTARNAQPWIIGVVKEKETINKLSELATHGKFIKDAKLCFAVFTEKEHKFFLEDGCAATMQIILGLWSYGVGSCWIAGDKMEYADDVRALLNVPEKYTLVSLIPAGYPADITIPSKKSAEEIYFSEKYSEE, encoded by the coding sequence ATGACTATCCTTAAGGGAAGAAGGAGCATCAGGAAATATAAAGACGAAGAGATTTCTGAGGAGATAATCAGCGCTGCCATTGAAGCTGCCAAATTTTCACCGACTGCAAGAAACGCCCAGCCCTGGATTATTGGTGTTGTTAAAGAGAAGGAGACTATCAATAAGCTTTCAGAACTTGCAACCCACGGGAAATTCATAAAGGATGCAAAACTCTGCTTTGCTGTATTTACCGAGAAAGAGCATAAATTCTTCTTAGAGGATGGTTGTGCGGCAACTATGCAGATTATTCTTGGATTATGGTCATATGGCGTTGGTTCATGCTGGATTGCCGGAGACAAGATGGAATATGCAGATGATGTAAGAGCACTCCTGAACGTCCCTGAAAAATACACACTCGTATCACTCATACCCGCAGGCTATCCTGCTGACATCACAATACCCTCCAAAAAGAGTGCCGAAGAGATCTATTTCTCTGAAAAGTACAGCGAAGAGTAA
- the tuf gene encoding translation elongation factor EF-1 subunit alpha, whose product MASDKPHMNLAVVGHIDHGKSTTVGRLLFETGAVPAHIIENYRKEAESKGKGSFEFAWVMDNLKEERERGITIDIAHKRFDTDKFYFTIVDCPGHRDFVKNMITGASQADAALLVVAAPDGAMEQTKEHVFLSKTLGINQLIVGINKMDASKYDEKRYEEVKAQISDLVKMVGFNPANIPFIPMSSFVGDNIATHSENTPWYKGVTLLESLDDLVQPELPTGLPFRLPIQDVYSISGIGTVPVGRVETGIMKKGMKVSFMPANKSGEIKSIEMHHEEVPQAQPGDNVGFNVRGIGKNDIRRGDVCGPEEQPPTVAEEFTAQVVVLQHPSAITVGYTPVFHCHTAQVACTFVELLKKLDPRTGQVKEENPTFLKAGDAAIVKFRPVQPMVIENFKDIPQLGRFAIRDMGSTVAAGMCIAVDAKQMR is encoded by the coding sequence ATGGCATCTGACAAGCCACACATGAATCTGGCCGTGGTTGGGCACATCGACCACGGAAAGTCCACAACAGTTGGACGTCTTCTGTTCGAGACCGGTGCTGTGCCGGCACACATCATCGAGAACTACCGTAAGGAAGCTGAATCAAAAGGAAAGGGTTCCTTCGAATTTGCATGGGTTATGGATAACCTCAAGGAAGAGCGTGAGCGCGGTATCACAATCGATATTGCACACAAGAGGTTTGACACTGACAAGTTCTACTTTACAATTGTAGACTGCCCAGGACACCGTGACTTTGTTAAAAACATGATCACAGGCGCTTCACAGGCAGATGCAGCACTTCTTGTTGTTGCAGCACCTGATGGCGCAATGGAGCAGACAAAAGAGCACGTCTTCCTTTCAAAGACACTTGGTATCAACCAGCTTATTGTTGGTATCAACAAGATGGACGCTTCCAAGTACGATGAGAAGCGCTATGAAGAAGTCAAGGCACAGATCTCCGATCTCGTTAAGATGGTCGGATTCAACCCTGCAAACATTCCATTCATCCCGATGTCATCATTTGTTGGCGACAACATTGCAACACACTCTGAGAACACACCATGGTATAAGGGTGTTACACTTCTTGAGTCACTTGATGACCTTGTACAGCCTGAACTCCCAACAGGTCTTCCGTTCCGCCTTCCAATCCAGGATGTTTACTCAATCTCCGGTATTGGTACAGTTCCGGTCGGACGTGTTGAGACAGGTATCATGAAGAAGGGAATGAAAGTTTCATTCATGCCTGCAAACAAGTCAGGAGAGATCAAGTCCATTGAGATGCACCATGAGGAAGTTCCTCAGGCTCAGCCTGGTGACAACGTAGGATTCAACGTCCGTGGTATCGGAAAGAACGATATCCGCCGTGGTGACGTATGCGGTCCTGAAGAGCAGCCACCAACCGTTGCAGAGGAATTCACTGCACAGGTCGTTGTTCTCCAGCACCCAAGTGCAATCACAGTCGGATACACACCTGTATTCCACTGCCACACAGCACAGGTTGCATGCACCTTTGTTGAACTCTTAAAGAAACTTGACCCACGCACAGGACAGGTCAAGGAAGAGAACCCAACATTCCTCAAGGCAGGAGATGCCGCAATCGTTAAGTTCCGCCCGGTTCAGCCGATGGTCATTGAGAACTTCAAGGATATTCCACAGCTCGGACGTTTCGCAATCCGTGATATGGGATCAACAGTCGCAGCAGGAATGTGCATAGCTGTAGATGCCAAGCAGATGAGATAA
- a CDS encoding YkgJ family cysteine cluster protein, which produces MTYFSEESEEITSKILKTGFKCTLCGDCCRRVSEDSNLVLVSAPEIRKIMKETGLLWDEIAEPYPDFLKNADGTEYTFNWALRREGSSCIFLNDSGRCRIYDIRPDICRTYPFMIQDDELLAFECPGIGEKGDKEDTRILAEDLINRKENENEDFRKIKENYLLFNGDCHKKNKRYVIDSEGAKIIE; this is translated from the coding sequence ATGACCTATTTTTCAGAAGAATCAGAAGAGATCACTTCAAAAATATTAAAGACAGGATTTAAATGTACACTCTGTGGGGACTGCTGCCGCAGGGTATCCGAAGATTCAAATCTTGTACTGGTAAGTGCACCTGAGATAAGGAAAATCATGAAGGAAACCGGACTTTTATGGGATGAAATTGCAGAACCATACCCGGATTTTTTAAAAAATGCTGACGGAACTGAATATACATTCAACTGGGCACTGAGAAGAGAGGGCAGCTCATGTATATTTCTGAATGACTCAGGAAGATGCAGAATATATGACATCAGGCCCGACATCTGCCGGACGTACCCTTTCATGATTCAGGATGATGAGCTTTTGGCCTTTGAATGCCCCGGCATAGGAGAGAAGGGAGATAAAGAAGATACCCGGATACTGGCAGAGGACCTGATCAACCGAAAAGAGAATGAAAATGAGGATTTCAGGAAGATAAAGGAGAATTATCTGCTGTTTAACGGGGACTGCCATAAAAAAAATAAGAGATATGTCATAGACAGTGAAGGGGCAAAAATAATTGAGTGA